The Gammaproteobacteria bacterium genomic sequence AGCGGCCAGGATTCCCGCAGCAGGAAAACCACCACCAGCAGCAGGATCAGTGCCGCGCCCGCTGCCAGCGCCAGGAGTAGCGGCGCCAGCGCGTGGTCAGCGTTACGGCGCAACGAAATACTGGGCCTGGATAAGATCATCAACAGCCTCCGATTGGGCGAAATCGATAAAGCGCCGGACCAGGGTTGAAGGCTCACCCCTGGTCACCAGGTTGAGTGGCCGTGACAACGGGAAGGTGTGGTTGCGTACATTCTCGACACTTGCGGCAATGCCCGCCATGGGCAACAGTTTGATCGGGGTGCCCTGGGTGGCTTCGAACTCGGCGGTACCGATGGAGACATAACCGATGGCGTTAGGATTGCCCGCCACGGTTTTGATGCCCTGCTGGTTGTCGCCGATCACCACATGGGGTTTGATCGCGCTGTTTTTCAGCATGAGATGATGCAGGAACAGCTCCAGGGTCGAGCGTCCCTCCGCCTTGTTGACCACCGTGATGCGCGCATCTTTACCGCCGACCTTGCGCCAATTCGTGATGCGGCCGGTGTAGATGGCGATGATCTGTTGGTCACTCAGCGCGACCACCGGGTTGTCGCGGTGCAGGATGATGCCGATGCCATCAAGGGCGATGGTATGGGCCGTGAGGTCGTTCTCCTTCGGCTTGAGGGCGCGGGAGGCCATGCCGATATCCGCCAGCCCCGCGCGGGCGTCCATCACGCCGCGCGTCGAACCGCCGGTCTGCACATCAATGCGAATACCGGGATTTTGTTTTTCAAAACGTTTACCAATTTCCAGCGCAAGCGGCGCCACGGTGCTGGAGCCGGTAAGGGTCAGCCGGTCATCGGCCGCTTTCAATAGCGGGGGCTGGAGCAGGATAATGCCTGTAAGCGCAATCGCGATGGTCTTTTTCAATACCAGATCTCCGTGGGTACGCGATCGTGCGCCAGCTGTTGCATGAGCGCGGCCAGATTATCGATATCGATACGGGGTTGCCCGGCTAGAACCTGTATCCGGTTTTTCAGTGTGTCGAAACACGCCTTGAAAGCCAGCCGCTTTTCCTCTTCTGATGGGCCGGCCGCCGCAGGGTCGGGCAGCCCCCAATGAATGCGCTGCTGCGCGCCCGGGAAATGCGGGCAGCTTTCCCCGGCGGCGTTGTCACACACCGTAATGACGAAATCCAGCGGCGGCGCTTCCGGCCCCGTGAATTCCGACCAGCTCTTGCTGCGAAAGCCGCTTGTGTCCATACCCAGGCGATCAATCTGTTCCAGGGCAAAGGGGTTTACCACGCCCACCGGGTGGCTGCCCGCACTGTAGGCGGTGAAGCGTTGGGCGGCCACGTGGTTGAATAATGCCTCGGCCATGATGCTGCGCGCCGAATTGCCGGTGCAGAGCACCAGGACACTATGGCGTTGCGGCGCGGATGGTGTCAGCAGCATGAGGACGTTGCTCCGCCCACCGCAGCGGTGTCAAAAGGCAGCCCGCCGCCGCAGCCCGCGAACAGGCCGAAGTGGCAGCTGAAATCGCCGATGAAGTCGAAGTGATCGTGAAAGCGCGTGTCGTGCAACATGCGCCAGGTGTTGCCGCACACCGGGAAGACGCGGCCGGTCTCCATGTCATGATGTTTGTCGAGCACAAATCGGTGCGGATGCTCGGGGATGGTGCCGCGATAGATCACCGCCTGACCGTAGTCCTCGCAGGCACTTTCCAGGCCGTCGAGCTTATACAGGCGGTAGGTGGCGGAGAAGAAACGCAGGTTGCCGGTGAGCGCCGCGAGTTTCGGTTCGGTGACCGACAGCGGGCGGTCCTCCACCAGGCGCGGGTCGGCGAAGCCATGACGCTGGGCCAACCGCAAGAAATCGTTCCAATAGAGCGCGCCGCCCAGGCATTCGCCGTACAGCACCGGATCGTTGCGCACCGCATCGGGCACGCGTCGGTCGGCGTAGACGTCGGAAAAATACATCTCGCCGCCGGGTTTGAGCAGGCGTTGCACGCCGGCCAGCACCGCGTCCTTGTCCGGGGAGAGATTGATGACGCAGTTGGAGACGATGACATCGAAGCTTTCGGCTTCGAGATCGAGTTCGTCGAGGTGCTCGATGTAGCCGTGCAGGAAGCGTATGTTGTCGACGCCATTGTCGAAGCCATTGTCGAAGCCAAAGGCATCGCGGTGCCAGGCGCGGTGTTTTTCAGCGATCGCCAACTGCTCCTCGGTCATGTCGACGCCGATCACTTCGCCGTTTTTACCCACCAGTTGTGCCAGCGCGTACACGTCCCGTCCCGAGCCACAGCCGAGATCCAGCACCCGCGCGCCTTTGAGCAAGGGCGGGCACACCAGACCGCAACCATAGTAGCGTGCCAGCACCTCGGGATGGATTCGCACCAGCAGCGGCTTGAGCCATTCTGGCACTTGTGACGTGTCGCAGCAGGCGTCGGTTTTCAGGTCGCCGGTGTGTTGTAACTGCTTGCCATAATAGTCCTGCACGACATCATGCATGTTGCTTCTCCATTACTCCTGTTTTGAAATCGCCTTTTCCGCGAATCCCGCCAGCGCCTTGCTCATGCCGGCCGCCACCTTGCAGGCCGGTACATCATGGCGTTTGGCGATGTAGGCAGGATCGTTGTAGCCCAGCCACACCTGCCCAGCCTCGTCCTGCCAGACCAGCGCCTTGACGGGCAGATCGATGCCCACGGTCTGCGCGCATTCCATGAACGGTGTACCGCCCTTGGGGTTGCCGAAGATCAGCAGTTGGGTGGGCCGCAGCTGTTTGCCGATTGTGGCCGCACCCGCCGCGTGATCGACGCGGGCGAAGACCTTCATGCCCGCCGCGCCGACCACGGACTCGAGCCGGTCCATGGTTTGCCTGACAGAGTGAGGACTTTTGACGGACACCAGGCCATCGGCGGCCCAGGCGCCAGCGGTCAGAGAGAACAGTAGTGTCACGATGATTAGGAAAGTTTTCATGATCATTCTCCATTGAGTGGGCCAGCGGTTGAACCTGCCTGGTAATAATAGTCTTAGGTTCCAGTTGGTCGCTCCATGGGCACAGATATTACAGTGAACCTTTCACTTTGGCCGGAACGGCAGCGCGGTCAATCCGTCCTGTTGAGCCGCCAGTTGTACGCCAAAAACTCCACGTCCATGCTGCCCGACAACAGCAACCGCTGGGCGGTGCCATCAAGACTGAGGGGGTTGGAATAAAGGCTTAAAAACTGTTCCAGCGATTCGGCGCCGCGCCAGCCATGTTCGAAGTCCGCCCGGTACCACTTGAAAATGCTCGACACATAAAGCGTGTCGTTTTCCCGCCGGTTGCGTGTCCGGTCGGAAAGAAACAGGCGCGTCGCCTCATCGAGCTGTTGATCGAGTTTCTCGGCAAGGTAGGCATCCGGCCGCAGCGCAGGGCAGCCGATGCTGGCGCAGTTGACGGCGAAGTGGATGCGCGGATCGTTATAGCGGCCCGAGCCGCGGATCAGCCCGTGTTCGATATCGTCGAGCGAACGGGTTTCGCCGAGCAGGGGAATGAAGGCTTTTTTCCACGGCGATTGAAAAAACGAGCCCAGGTCTTTGATCGATTCGATGTTGGGATAGCCGCTCAGGATCAGTTCCACGGTCCAGGCGTTGTAGGCGTTGATGAGGAAGGCGAGTTGTTCCTCTTTGCTCCAATCATCAAAGGTTGTGCGAATGACATTCGAGGTGGCGCTGAGATAGCGTTTGAGTTGTGCGCGGTCTTTCATCATGCCGTCGTAATCGACCTGTGTCGCCTGACCATTTTGAATCGATACCACATGCTTTTTCAGCAGCGCATCCCAGTTGGCGTGGGCGAATGCCGCCGCCTGTGCGGTAATCGTTTGTGCCAGCAACAGCAATGTAAATAAAAAACGTTTCATGATCTAACCCCGCTTCCAGGCGTGATAGCGTTCAAGCCACGCCAGCACCCGTTGCGGCGCATGGGCGCGCTTCCATTCACCGGCGGCGTATTTGTTGGCCTCGGCCAGTGTCGGGTAGATGTGGATGGTGCCGAGAATTTTGTTGAGGCCGAGGCCGTGTCTCATGGCCAGCACGAATTCCGCCAGTAGGTCGCCCGCGTGTTCGCCGACGATGGTGACGCCGAGGATTTTGTCTTTGCCTGGCACGGTGAGGACCTTCACAAATCCGTGGGCCGAACCGTCGGCGATGGCGCGATCAAGGTCGTCGATGCCGTAGCGCGTCACTTCGTAGGCCACGCCTTTCTGTTTTGCCTCCTGTTCGTTGAGGCCGACGCGGGCCACCTCGGGATCAATAAATGTAGACCAGGGGATGACGGAGTAGTCCGCCTTGAAGCGTTTCAGATCACCGAACAGCCCGTTGACCGCGGCGTACCACGCCTGGTGGGCGGCGGTGTGGGTGAACTGATAGGGCCCGGCCACGTCCCCGGCGGCGAGGATGTTGGGATATAAGGTCTCCAGGTATTCATTGGTGACCACGGTACATTCGGTTTCGATACCCAGCTCTTCAAGACCATATCCTTGCAGGCGTGCTACACGGCCGACGGCGCAGAGCAGGGCGTCGAACTCGATGCGTTGTTCCATATCGCCTTGTTTGACGATGATGAACTTGCGCTCGCGTTCTCTTTCACAACGTACAGCCGCGTGGCCGGTCAGCACTTTAACGCCGCTCTTTTCAAGCGCTTCTTTCGCCAGCACCGAAACCTCTGCATCCTCGTTGGGCATGATGCGCGGGCCGCGCTGGATCTGGGTAACCTGCGAGCCGAGGCGGGCGAAGCTTTGGGCCAACTCGCAGCCGATGGGGCCACCGCCTAGCACCACGAGGCGTTTGGGCGCTTGATCCAGCTTGGCGAATTCCTCCCACAGGGTATCGCTGGTGAGGTAGCCGGTCTCTTCGATACCGGGCAGCGGTGGTACAAACGGGCGCGCCCCGGCGGCGATGACGATGCCGCGGGTAGTGAGCCGTTGCATGCCGCCGCCGTTGAGTTTGATCTCGACGGTCCAGGGATCGATTACCCGCGCGTAGCCTTGCAGAACCTCTACTCCCAGTTGGGTGTAGCGCTCCACGCTGTCGTGGGGTTCCACCGCGCGAATCACCTCGTGCACGCGCGCCATCACTTTGCGGAAACTGAATTTCGGTTCGCCACTCTCCAGGCCGTAGTGTTCGGCGTCACGCATCTGCTGCGCCAGCTTGGCGCTTTTGATCAGCGCCTTGCTCGGCACGCAGCCGTAGTTCAGGCAATCGCCGCCCATCTTGTGTGCTTCCACCAAGGTCACCTTGGCCTTCACGGCGGCGGCGATGTAGGCGCTGACCAGTCCCGCCGCGCCGGCGCCGATGACGACCAAGTTGCGATCAAATTTCCTCGGGCGCCGCCAACGCGCATAAACCCGGCGGCGTTGAATGCGGCGCACCACACTTTTCGCGATCAGCGGGAATATCCCCAGCATGGCAAACGACAGCAGCAGTCCCGGCGAGAGAATGCCGGCGGCACTATCCAGTTGCGCGAGCTGTGTCCCCGCATTCACATAGACCAGGGTGCCCGCCAGCATCCCCACCTGACTGACCCCGTAAAAGGTGGCAGTGCGCAACGGTGTCAGCCCCATCACCAGATTGATCAGGAAGAAGGGGAACAGCGGCACCAGACGCAGGGTGAAAAGATAGAAAGCGCCGTCTTTGGCGATGCCGTCGTTGATGGCCTTGAGCTTGTCGCCAAAACGTTGTTGCACCGCGTCGCGCAGCAAAAAGCGGGAAACCAGAAACGCGAGAGTAGCGCCGATGGAGGAGGCGAACGACACCAGCACGGTGCCGGTGACCAGCCCGAAGAACGCGCCCGCCGCCAGGGTCATGATTGCCGCGCCGGGCAAAGACAGCGCGGTGACAATGACATAGACGGCAAAGAAAACACCCGCCACCAACCAGGGGGATTCGGCATACAGGGCATCGAAGCGCGCCTGACTCTGTTTCAATGCCTCGAAGGTGAGCCACTGATCGAGATCGAAGGCGAAGAAGGCGACTATGATCGCCGCCAGTATGAATACCAGTACCGTTCTTTTCATTGATGTTCCTTAATTAGATTTACAACGCGCCGCCACAACTGCTGCCTTGCCCGGCGGTGCAGCCGTAGCAGTGGTCGGCTACCTGGATCGGGTGACCAGCCGGATCGGCGTGCAACAGATCGCGCAGGTGCGGCCGGTTCCGATGTGTTAATTCGGACATGGACAAGCCAAGCTGTTGGTTGAAGTCACAGTCGTAGAGATAGCCGCGCCAATCGACGCTCACCAGACTGCGGCACATCACCTCGCCAAGATTGGCCGCCGCATAGTTCTCCTTCAGCAGGCGCATGTAGTCGTTGAACTGCCCTTTAGAGATCAGCATGGAGCCGAAACGCTGGATCGGCATATTGGCCAGGACGAAGAGGCGGTTGAACACGATGCCGAAGTGCTCGTGTAGTTCGCGTTTGTAGGCCGCCTCCAGGTTGTGCTGGTCCGGCGGCAGCGATGGGCCTTGCGGGTTGTAGACCAGGTTGAGTGTCAGGCCGGAGCCTTCATGTCCGTAGCCCAGTTGGTTGAGTTGTTGCAGCGCGGCGATGCTTTTGTCGAACACCCCCTTGCCGCGTTGCCGGTCCACATTGTCTACAGAATAGCAGGGCAGTGAGGCGACCACTTCCACCTGGTGCCGCGCCAGAAACGCCGCCAGATTATCCTGCCCCGGCTCGAAGAGGACCGTGAGGTTGCAGCGGTCGATCACCCGCACGCCCATCGCCGTCACTTCACGCACCAGTGTGCGGAACCCCTCGTGCAGTTCCGGCGCGCCGCCGGTGAGATCAAGTTTGTTGATCCCGCGCGCCCTCAATACCTCGGGAATGAGTTCGAGCGTTTCATAATCCATCATCTCCTTGCGGTTGGGCCCGGCGTTGACATGGCAGTGCAGGCAACTTTGGTTGCAACGGTAGCCCAGGTTGACTTGCAGGGTTTCCAGGGTGCCGCGGCCCAGGGCCGGGAATTCGGTCTGTTGCAGTAAAGGTAGGGTCGCGCGCATGGTGGCACCTCGAACATCTGAATACGTTACACATAAATACGTACTCAGTAGTCGCGTTGGCGGGCGTTACCTTACAGTCACTCAGCGATAAATACTTCCGAGTCAGGATGAAACGCCATCCAGGCGAACCAGAAGCCGGTGATGCCGGGGATCATCTTGTTATCCGCGTCAAAGGCTTGCGCCGAGCGGTGTGTCTTGTCGAAGCGAATAATGACCTTTGTGCCGTTGATCTCGTCGATGACCTCGCCGGTGGTGCGCGCTAACTCGCCGAAGGGATAGGCCTTGAAGCGGCCGCCGATCTCGATGCCGATGACCTGTTCCTTGGGATGATAGCGCGGGTCGATACGGGTGACGGGAAAGTACAGGCCCCCGGAGGTTTCGTAGCCTGCATAGGGCGAGCGGTTGTAATCGCGGCGATGGCCGGTGTCGGTGCTCAGCACGAGGGTGCCGGGATAACGCTCGCGCCAGTCGCGCCATGTGGTGTGTTCAAGGGGCAATAGTTGCAGCCGCTCGCCGTGCAGCGTGCCGGACACCGCCTTGGCGAGAATCTGCGACCAGAGGGATTCGGTTTCGCGATCGTAGAGCAGCAGGTCGCTGTTGTAGAGCAACCCGGAGACGCCGAAGGTTTTGGCCTTGCCCTGCCCAGGTCGGAAAGCCGTGCCGGTACCGCACAGGGGGCAGAAACTGATCACCACCGCCTCGCCGTCGAAACGGTCGTTGACGATCTCGTGCCAGTTGAGGATGCGGATAGGGTAGGCCCTGGCGATGCCGCTGAGAACCAGCCCGAGGACGCGGTCATCGTCTTTCAAAAAACCGGCCTCGCGCGCCGCGACGAACCTCGGCCGGTCGATGGCCGGGATGCCGTCGCGCAGCGGGCCGCCGCTGAGTATTTCCTCCACTGGCACCGAGGCGTTGGACAAGTCGAAACCGTTTAGGGTTTGCCCCGATGCTGCCTGCACCGGCAGCAGCGCGAGGGCGAAAAGGGTTGTGATCAGAGGATTCATGGTATCCGTCCCTGGCTGGCCGGCGACATTGCTAATTACATTGACTCCCGACCGCGCCGTTTGTCACAACCTGCCCGCCCGGCATCCTGCCCAAACCGGCGGGCGGCGGTCCTGAAAAACTGGAGCTGCCGCGAGTGGCGGCGACACTTGGCGCAACACAGCAGGTGCAGGCGCAACATCAGGCGCCGGCTCGGGGCGAGCCGTCCGTCCAGGGAAAGAGAAAGCATCGTGGCGGCCTGTTTGCAAGTCATCATAATTGTTGAACTCCAAAGGGCATGGGGCATCAGCATTGTGATGAAAGCTGATGGAAAATTGGTCGGTGCCGCGCGCCAAATCTTACGCGCCACACAGTGACAGTGTAAGAAAAGCGTCCCTCAGGCGACTCATTCCATATTCCATATTCGCTCATGCCGCGAGGAGACTGCCATGAACCCACTGAAACAACTGCCGCAACACGGCCTGTCCGTCTGGCTGGATTACATCGACCGTCATCTGCTGGCTGGCGGCGGCCTCGCCCGGTTGATTAGCGAGGACGATGTGCGCGGCGTGACCTCCAACCCGGCCATCTTCGAAAAGGCCATCGGCGGCGATCCCGACTACCGCGACGACCTCGACGCCCTGCGCCGCCAGGACCTGGCGTCCAACGAGATGCTGGAACGCCTGGTGCTGCCCGATATTTGCGCCGCGGCGGATGCGTTGCAGGGCGTTTATGCGGCGACGGACCGGCGCGACGGTTATGTCTCCCTGGAAGTGCCGCCTGCTCTGGCCCACGACACCGAGGCCACCGTGGCCGAAGGGCGCCGTTTGTGGCAGGCCGTGGCCCGCGACAACCTGATGATCAAGGTTCCCGCCACCGAGGCCGGCCTGCCCGCCATCACCCAACTCATCGCCGACGGCATCAACGTCAACGTCACCCTGCTGTTTTCCCGGGACATGCACACGCGGGTGATGGACGCCTATCTGGATGGGTTGGAACGGCGCGCGGCCGCCGGTCTGCCGCTGGACGGCATCACCGGCGTGGCCAGTTTTTTCGTCAGCCGTATCGACACCGAAGTGGACGAGCGCCTCGGGCAGCGCCTGCAGTTCGCGCAAGCGCCGGACGAACGCGAGTTCATCCGCTCGCTCATGGGCAAGGCGGCCATCGCCAACGCCCGGCTGGCCTATCGCCAATGGAAGACGCAGTTCGCGTCGCCGCGCTGGCAGGCGCTGTCCCAACGGGGCGCGCAATCCCAGCGCCTGCTGTGGGCGAGCACCGGCGTGAAAAACCCCGCTTACCGCGATGTGCTGTATATCGAGGAACTCATCGGAGCGGACACGGTGAACACGGTGCCGCCGGCCACTCTGGACGCCTTCCGCGACCACGGCCGCGTGCGCCCGAGTCTGGAAGAGGGCGCCGACGAGGCGGAGGCCGTCCTTGAAGCGCTGGTCAACCTGGGGATCTCCCTGGATGAGGTCACGGCCCGTTTGCTGGATGACGGGGTAAGCCTGTTCGCGCAGGCCCATGACAAATTGTTGGGCCGCCTGGCGCGCCTGGAAAAAAACTGAGGAGACGACATGCAGATAGCCATCGTGGGACTGGGGCGCATGGGCGCCAACATGGCGCGCCGCCTGCTGCGCGGCGGGCACGAGTGCGTGGTCTACAATCGTAATCCGGAGGCCGTGGCGCCACTGGTGCGCGAGGGCGCTACCGGCGCGGCGAGCCTGGCGGAGCTGGCGGAAAAACTGACGCGGCCCCGCGCCGTCTGGCTCATGGTGCCGGCGGGTGAGGCCACGGAAAGCGTGGTGACGGAACTGGCCGCGCACTTCGATTCCGGTGACGTGATCATCGACGGCGGCAACAGTTATTTCAAAGACGACGTGCGGCGCGCGGCCATGCTCGCCGAACACGGCATCCACTATCTCGACGTGGGCACCAGCGGCGGGGTGTGGGGGCTGGAGCGGGGCTATTGTTTGATGGTGGGCGGCGACCGGGCGGCGTATGAACGGCTCGAACCGGTGTTCCGCACCCTGGCGCCGGGCGAATCGGACATTGCGCCCTCGCCGGGCCGCACCCGCCACGGCAGCGCCGAACAGGGCTGGCTCCATTGCGGTCCGGCGGGCGCGGGCCACTTCGTCAAGATGGTGCACAACGGCATCGAATACGGCCTAATGCAGGCCTACGCCGAAGGCTTCGACATTATGCGCAACGCCAACGCGGAAACCCTGCCGCAGGACGAGCGCTACGATCTCGACCTGGCCGATATCGCCGAA encodes the following:
- a CDS encoding phosphate ABC transporter substrate-binding protein — encoded protein: MALTGIILLQPPLLKAADDRLTLTGSSTVAPLALEIGKRFEKQNPGIRIDVQTGGSTRGVMDARAGLADIGMASRALKPKENDLTAHTIALDGIGIILHRDNPVVALSDQQIIAIYTGRITNWRKVGGKDARITVVNKAEGRSTLELFLHHLMLKNSAIKPHVVIGDNQQGIKTVAGNPNAIGYVSIGTAEFEATQGTPIKLLPMAGIAASVENVRNHTFPLSRPLNLVTRGEPSTLVRRFIDFAQSEAVDDLIQAQYFVAP
- a CDS encoding arsenate reductase ArsC translates to MLLTPSAPQRHSVLVLCTGNSARSIMAEALFNHVAAQRFTAYSAGSHPVGVVNPFALEQIDRLGMDTSGFRSKSWSEFTGPEAPPLDFVITVCDNAAGESCPHFPGAQQRIHWGLPDPAAAGPSEEEKRLAFKACFDTLKNRIQVLAGQPRIDIDNLAALMQQLAHDRVPTEIWY
- a CDS encoding methyltransferase domain-containing protein — its product is MHDVVQDYYGKQLQHTGDLKTDACCDTSQVPEWLKPLLVRIHPEVLARYYGCGLVCPPLLKGARVLDLGCGSGRDVYALAQLVGKNGEVIGVDMTEEQLAIAEKHRAWHRDAFGFDNGFDNGVDNIRFLHGYIEHLDELDLEAESFDVIVSNCVINLSPDKDAVLAGVQRLLKPGGEMYFSDVYADRRVPDAVRNDPVLYGECLGGALYWNDFLRLAQRHGFADPRLVEDRPLSVTEPKLAALTGNLRFFSATYRLYKLDGLESACEDYGQAVIYRGTIPEHPHRFVLDKHHDMETGRVFPVCGNTWRMLHDTRFHDHFDFIGDFSCHFGLFAGCGGGLPFDTAAVGGATSSCC
- a CDS encoding DUF302 domain-containing protein, with product MKTFLIIVTLLFSLTAGAWAADGLVSVKSPHSVRQTMDRLESVVGAAGMKVFARVDHAAGAATIGKQLRPTQLLIFGNPKGGTPFMECAQTVGIDLPVKALVWQDEAGQVWLGYNDPAYIAKRHDVPACKVAAGMSKALAGFAEKAISKQE
- a CDS encoding DUF547 domain-containing protein codes for the protein MKRFLFTLLLLAQTITAQAAAFAHANWDALLKKHVVSIQNGQATQVDYDGMMKDRAQLKRYLSATSNVIRTTFDDWSKEEQLAFLINAYNAWTVELILSGYPNIESIKDLGSFFQSPWKKAFIPLLGETRSLDDIEHGLIRGSGRYNDPRIHFAVNCASIGCPALRPDAYLAEKLDQQLDEATRLFLSDRTRNRRENDTLYVSSIFKWYRADFEHGWRGAESLEQFLSLYSNPLSLDGTAQRLLLSGSMDVEFLAYNWRLNRTD
- a CDS encoding FAD-dependent oxidoreductase; the protein is MKRTVLVFILAAIIVAFFAFDLDQWLTFEALKQSQARFDALYAESPWLVAGVFFAVYVIVTALSLPGAAIMTLAAGAFFGLVTGTVLVSFASSIGATLAFLVSRFLLRDAVQQRFGDKLKAINDGIAKDGAFYLFTLRLVPLFPFFLINLVMGLTPLRTATFYGVSQVGMLAGTLVYVNAGTQLAQLDSAAGILSPGLLLSFAMLGIFPLIAKSVVRRIQRRRVYARWRRPRKFDRNLVVIGAGAAGLVSAYIAAAVKAKVTLVEAHKMGGDCLNYGCVPSKALIKSAKLAQQMRDAEHYGLESGEPKFSFRKVMARVHEVIRAVEPHDSVERYTQLGVEVLQGYARVIDPWTVEIKLNGGGMQRLTTRGIVIAAGARPFVPPLPGIEETGYLTSDTLWEEFAKLDQAPKRLVVLGGGPIGCELAQSFARLGSQVTQIQRGPRIMPNEDAEVSVLAKEALEKSGVKVLTGHAAVRCERERERKFIIVKQGDMEQRIEFDALLCAVGRVARLQGYGLEELGIETECTVVTNEYLETLYPNILAAGDVAGPYQFTHTAAHQAWYAAVNGLFGDLKRFKADYSVIPWSTFIDPEVARVGLNEQEAKQKGVAYEVTRYGIDDLDRAIADGSAHGFVKVLTVPGKDKILGVTIVGEHAGDLLAEFVLAMRHGLGLNKILGTIHIYPTLAEANKYAAGEWKRAHAPQRVLAWLERYHAWKRG
- the arsS gene encoding arsenosugar biosynthesis radical SAM protein ArsS (Some members of this family are selenoproteins.) — protein: MRATLPLLQQTEFPALGRGTLETLQVNLGYRCNQSCLHCHVNAGPNRKEMMDYETLELIPEVLRARGINKLDLTGGAPELHEGFRTLVREVTAMGVRVIDRCNLTVLFEPGQDNLAAFLARHQVEVVASLPCYSVDNVDRQRGKGVFDKSIAALQQLNQLGYGHEGSGLTLNLVYNPQGPSLPPDQHNLEAAYKRELHEHFGIVFNRLFVLANMPIQRFGSMLISKGQFNDYMRLLKENYAAANLGEVMCRSLVSVDWRGYLYDCDFNQQLGLSMSELTHRNRPHLRDLLHADPAGHPIQVADHCYGCTAGQGSSCGGAL
- a CDS encoding DUF3179 domain-containing protein, with product MNPLITTLFALALLPVQAASGQTLNGFDLSNASVPVEEILSGGPLRDGIPAIDRPRFVAAREAGFLKDDDRVLGLVLSGIARAYPIRILNWHEIVNDRFDGEAVVISFCPLCGTGTAFRPGQGKAKTFGVSGLLYNSDLLLYDRETESLWSQILAKAVSGTLHGERLQLLPLEHTTWRDWRERYPGTLVLSTDTGHRRDYNRSPYAGYETSGGLYFPVTRIDPRYHPKEQVIGIEIGGRFKAYPFGELARTTGEVIDEINGTKVIIRFDKTHRSAQAFDADNKMIPGITGFWFAWMAFHPDSEVFIAE
- a CDS encoding zf-HC2 domain-containing protein, with amino-acid sequence MMTCKQAATMLSLSLDGRLAPSRRLMLRLHLLCCAKCRRHSRQLQFFRTAARRFGQDAGRAGCDKRRGRESM
- the tal gene encoding transaldolase, encoding MNPLKQLPQHGLSVWLDYIDRHLLAGGGLARLISEDDVRGVTSNPAIFEKAIGGDPDYRDDLDALRRQDLASNEMLERLVLPDICAAADALQGVYAATDRRDGYVSLEVPPALAHDTEATVAEGRRLWQAVARDNLMIKVPATEAGLPAITQLIADGINVNVTLLFSRDMHTRVMDAYLDGLERRAAAGLPLDGITGVASFFVSRIDTEVDERLGQRLQFAQAPDEREFIRSLMGKAAIANARLAYRQWKTQFASPRWQALSQRGAQSQRLLWASTGVKNPAYRDVLYIEELIGADTVNTVPPATLDAFRDHGRVRPSLEEGADEAEAVLEALVNLGISLDEVTARLLDDGVSLFAQAHDKLLGRLARLEKN
- the gnd gene encoding decarboxylating 6-phosphogluconate dehydrogenase, whose protein sequence is MQIAIVGLGRMGANMARRLLRGGHECVVYNRNPEAVAPLVREGATGAASLAELAEKLTRPRAVWLMVPAGEATESVVTELAAHFDSGDVIIDGGNSYFKDDVRRAAMLAEHGIHYLDVGTSGGVWGLERGYCLMVGGDRAAYERLEPVFRTLAPGESDIAPSPGRTRHGSAEQGWLHCGPAGAGHFVKMVHNGIEYGLMQAYAEGFDIMRNANAETLPQDERYDLDLADIAELWRRGSVVTSWLLDLSADALARDPGLSGFSGFVQDSGEGRWTVQAAIDEAVPAEVLTAALFARFRSRRDHTFAEKLLSAMRQGFGGHAEPGTK